A DNA window from Christiangramia salexigens contains the following coding sequences:
- a CDS encoding ATP-binding protein produces MINKRLLIKNLLAHNDENSFYDKKRQLNIGEKEGKAKFLKHICALSNSNPENNSFIVIGVEDEDNSIVGIDFFDDSKIQNLVNAYLTNPPAISYENIPFPHLPDHLVVGLVTIKPNHGKICSFRKNIWKYYGGSVFLRDGSISMPKVFDIEIKDVNSNQVTSIENHSHNNLEYTLDGVFEFMRKRRDFNPSYKVFKEYFVVCWAGKKKNLNGDDYFSRVDIELINEQVKLFYSDLDEVSISHDNDHFRIVEYVHLGLHDQFKYYPLEEVCIRFRENGNYDIESKLLFEAPKFDKKTLYHIYNTNKALIQKLKNNYELSRVQKKDLKNLPFTYLLCYLNNFKEALTQLEEAKPYLKAYNIEAYHSYKESMRILRKVKYN; encoded by the coding sequence ATGATCAATAAACGCCTTCTTATTAAAAACCTGCTTGCGCATAATGACGAAAACAGTTTTTATGACAAAAAACGTCAACTTAATATTGGTGAAAAGGAAGGTAAGGCGAAATTCCTTAAACATATCTGCGCACTGAGCAATTCTAACCCCGAGAACAATAGTTTTATCGTCATTGGGGTGGAGGATGAAGATAATAGTATTGTAGGGATCGACTTTTTTGATGACAGTAAAATCCAGAATCTGGTGAATGCCTACCTCACAAACCCGCCGGCGATTTCCTATGAAAATATTCCATTCCCACATCTTCCCGATCATCTCGTTGTAGGCCTGGTAACCATCAAACCTAATCATGGTAAGATCTGTTCGTTCAGAAAAAATATCTGGAAATATTATGGAGGATCTGTCTTTCTTCGGGATGGCAGTATAAGCATGCCGAAGGTTTTTGATATCGAGATCAAAGATGTGAATTCTAACCAGGTTACCTCTATTGAAAATCATTCACATAATAATCTGGAATATACTCTGGATGGGGTTTTTGAATTTATGCGGAAAAGACGGGATTTTAACCCCTCTTATAAGGTCTTTAAGGAATATTTCGTGGTATGCTGGGCCGGTAAAAAAAAGAATCTGAATGGTGATGATTATTTTTCCAGGGTGGACATAGAGCTTATCAACGAACAGGTGAAATTATTTTATTCAGATCTGGATGAAGTGAGCATAAGTCATGATAACGATCATTTTAGAATTGTTGAGTATGTACATTTGGGACTTCACGATCAATTCAAATACTATCCATTGGAGGAAGTATGTATTCGTTTCAGAGAGAACGGGAACTATGATATAGAGAGCAAACTTTTATTTGAAGCTCCCAAATTCGATAAAAAAACACTGTACCATATTTATAATACCAATAAGGCTTTGATACAAAAGCTGAAAAACAATTACGAATTATCTCGTGTACAGAAAAAAGATCTAAAAAACCTTCCATTTACGTATTTATTATGCTATTTAAATAATTTTAAAGAAGCTTTAACCCAACTCGAGGAAGCCAAACCTTATCTTAAGGCTTATAATATCGAGGCATACCACTCATATAAAGAGAGTATGCGAATATTGAGGAAAGTGAAATACAATTAA
- a CDS encoding metallophosphoesterase family protein, with translation MARKLAIGDLHGGLKGLIQLLERIDLSPEDELIFLGDYVDGWSDSANTVSYLIELAKQNTCIFLRGNHDDLAHRWLESGEMNQKWLEHGGQSSIDAYRNFSEQEKKEHIDFFNQMFNYYKDDEERLFVHAGFTNLHGPDFEYHPTGFYWDRTLWEMVLSMNDALEPGDALYPKRLQHFKEIYIGHTPVTRIGYDKPVNRANIWNVDTGAAFMGPVSAIDINTKEVFQSDPVHSLYPNEQGRN, from the coding sequence ATGGCAAGAAAACTCGCTATTGGCGATTTACATGGTGGTCTAAAAGGACTAATTCAGTTGTTGGAAAGAATAGATCTGTCTCCGGAGGATGAGCTGATCTTTCTTGGCGATTATGTTGATGGTTGGAGTGATTCAGCTAATACGGTCTCTTACTTAATTGAATTGGCCAAACAAAACACCTGTATCTTTTTAAGAGGAAATCACGATGATCTTGCGCATCGCTGGCTGGAATCTGGTGAAATGAACCAGAAGTGGCTGGAGCATGGCGGCCAATCCAGCATAGATGCCTACAGGAATTTTAGTGAGCAGGAAAAAAAAGAGCATATAGATTTCTTTAATCAAATGTTCAATTATTATAAAGATGACGAGGAAAGGCTTTTCGTTCATGCCGGATTCACAAATTTACATGGTCCGGACTTTGAATATCATCCAACTGGTTTCTACTGGGATCGCACTTTATGGGAGATGGTATTATCTATGAACGATGCTCTTGAACCCGGGGACGCGCTTTACCCCAAAAGGCTCCAGCACTTTAAAGAGATCTATATTGGACACACGCCTGTAACCAGAATTGGGTATGATAAACCGGTGAATAGAGCTAACATCTGGAATGTAGATACAGGAGCGGCTTTTATGGGACCGGTTTCTGCAATAGATATAAATACCAAAGAAGTTTTTCAAAGTGATCCGGTCCATAGTCTTTACCCCAATGAACAGGGAAGAAATTAG
- a CDS encoding acyl-ACP desaturase, which translates to MALKNIRLEVMQTVEKSVQGFIDEYLIPVDDIWQPTDLLPNLQSEEGFEEVTQLREEAKELGYDFWVVLVADMVTEEALPTYESWLMDMEGVEQHGAGRGEQNSWAKWVRHWTGEENRHGDTLNKYLYLSGRVNMKEIEKTTQHLINDGFDIGTGRDPYRNFVYTSFQELATNISHKRVGQLAKKKGNKMLGKMCNIIAGDEMRHYMAYREFVKTIFEYDPSEMMLAFQDMMKKKIVMPAQFIRESGQGIAEAFENFSNAAQRLGVYTTYDYIDILRKLNAYWEIDKMNSLTDDAERARDYLMNLPDRMSRIADRIAVPEDPHKFKWVESNGTI; encoded by the coding sequence ATGGCCTTAAAAAACATACGACTTGAAGTAATGCAAACGGTCGAAAAATCCGTTCAGGGGTTTATTGACGAATATTTAATCCCTGTGGACGATATTTGGCAGCCTACAGATCTTTTGCCTAACCTGCAAAGTGAAGAAGGTTTTGAAGAAGTTACCCAATTAAGAGAAGAGGCCAAGGAACTTGGTTATGACTTTTGGGTAGTTCTTGTTGCAGATATGGTTACCGAAGAAGCATTGCCTACTTACGAATCCTGGTTAATGGACATGGAAGGTGTAGAGCAACATGGTGCAGGACGTGGTGAGCAAAACAGCTGGGCCAAATGGGTTCGTCACTGGACTGGAGAAGAAAACCGACATGGTGATACCTTAAATAAATATCTCTATCTCTCAGGTAGAGTTAATATGAAAGAAATCGAGAAAACCACTCAGCACCTTATCAATGATGGTTTCGATATCGGGACCGGAAGAGATCCATACAGAAACTTTGTGTACACGAGTTTCCAGGAACTTGCAACCAATATTTCCCATAAACGAGTAGGTCAACTCGCTAAGAAAAAGGGTAATAAAATGCTTGGTAAAATGTGTAATATCATTGCAGGTGATGAAATGAGACATTATATGGCTTACAGGGAATTTGTAAAGACCATTTTTGAGTATGACCCAAGCGAAATGATGCTGGCATTCCAGGATATGATGAAGAAAAAGATCGTGATGCCTGCACAATTCATCAGAGAATCTGGCCAGGGAATAGCTGAAGCATTCGAGAATTTCTCCAATGCAGCACAGAGACTAGGTGTTTATACCACTTATGACTATATCGATATTCTTAGAAAACTTAATGCATACTGGGAAATAGATAAAATGAATTCTCTTACAGATGATGCTGAAAGAGCAAGGGATTATCTCATGAACCTTCCAGACAGAATGTCCAGAATAGCAGATAGAATTGCGGTTCCGGAAGATCCACACAAATTCAAGTGGGTTGAATCTAATGGTACTATTTAG